A stretch of the Massilia sp. W12 genome encodes the following:
- a CDS encoding tetratricopeptide repeat protein — MKGNKLTPMMCALMMLAGNSFAVTPNIDQARTKYLAYGQRPPAESAHAGVALKQMLSAIKQRDPAVAGVLEALSNEQDRQMELLVNNMYLREDFERARAQAALDVIEKAQAPKASQEDRRRLQALRAGDVAPIAEALEQEAAVLRQEKQSLGVLLQEKERQAAALWSCKDSTRALAAMRRVSTLAGASVWDWWQLGRLEKKAGQLTQAMLAYTKAQQLLQSDAALSQDWQDNTRASLLSHVGDILQAQGDLSAALGSFQQSLQIIEKLAQRDADNTAWQRELSVSLDRIGEILQTQGDLSAALGSFKQSLQISEKLAQRDAGNTQWQRDLSVSLNKVGDILQAQGDLSAALGSFTRSLQIIEKLVQRDAANTEWQRDLSVSLIKIGDILQEQGDLSAALGSFKRGLQIIEKLAQRDAGNTQWQRDLSVSLNKVGDILQAQGDLSAALGSYKQGLQIREKLARRDAGNSEWQRDLSVSLHKIGDILQTQGDLSAALDSFKQSLQISEKLAQRDAGNTAWQRELSLSLERIGNVQQAQGDLSAALGSFTRSLEIREKLAQRDAANTLWQRDLSVSLQKIGEILQVQGDRSAALGRFKQSLRIREKLAQRDAANTAWQRDLSVSLQKIGEILQAQGDLSAALRSFKQSLQISEKLAQRDAGNTAWQHGLVVSQIKVGNIQQAEGDLSAALDSFTSSLQIIEKLVQRDPANTRWQRDLSVSLHKIGEIQQAQDDLSAALGSFTRSLQIDEKLAQRDAGNTAWQRDLSVSLEKIGSIQQAQGDLSAALGSFTRSLQIREKLAQRDPVHAGWQLDLAISHARLYGLYSAQPAKDKARSHAQEGLRILEKLQAEKRLTPQQQKWPVLLRKAVAELDKQ, encoded by the coding sequence ATGAAGGGAAATAAGCTGACGCCGATGATGTGCGCGCTGATGATGTTGGCGGGCAATAGTTTTGCAGTGACGCCAAACATAGACCAAGCCAGAACCAAATACTTGGCTTACGGGCAACGTCCCCCAGCAGAAAGTGCGCATGCTGGCGTCGCCTTAAAACAAATGCTAAGCGCAATCAAGCAGCGCGATCCAGCAGTTGCCGGGGTGTTGGAAGCCTTGAGCAATGAGCAGGACAGGCAAATGGAATTGCTCGTGAATAATATGTATTTGCGAGAAGACTTTGAGCGCGCGCGTGCGCAAGCTGCTTTAGACGTTATTGAAAAAGCCCAGGCCCCTAAAGCCAGCCAGGAAGACAGGCGCCGGCTGCAAGCCTTGCGCGCAGGCGATGTGGCGCCAATCGCAGAAGCACTTGAGCAGGAGGCCGCCGTTTTGCGCCAGGAAAAGCAATCGCTGGGCGTGCTATTGCAAGAAAAAGAAAGACAGGCCGCCGCCTTGTGGAGCTGCAAAGATAGTACACGCGCCCTGGCGGCAATGAGGCGGGTGAGCACCTTAGCCGGCGCCAGCGTATGGGATTGGTGGCAATTGGGGCGGCTGGAAAAAAAAGCCGGGCAATTGACGCAGGCCATGCTGGCCTATACAAAAGCGCAGCAATTATTGCAAAGTGACGCCGCCCTTTCACAAGATTGGCAAGACAACACACGGGCTTCTTTATTGAGTCATGTCGGCGACATCTTGCAAGCGCAAGGCGATTTGTCAGCGGCTTTAGGCAGTTTTCAGCAGAGCTTGCAGATCATCGAAAAACTGGCGCAACGCGATGCGGACAATACCGCGTGGCAGCGCGAGCTGAGTGTGAGTTTGGACAGAATAGGCGAGATTTTGCAAACGCAAGGCGATCTGTCAGCGGCCTTGGGCAGTTTTAAGCAGAGCCTGCAGATTAGCGAAAAGCTGGCGCAGCGCGACGCCGGCAATACTCAGTGGCAGCGCGATCTGAGTGTGAGTTTGAATAAAGTCGGGGACATCTTGCAAGCGCAAGGCGATTTGTCAGCCGCCTTGGGCAGTTTTACGCGCAGCCTGCAGATCATCGAAAAGCTGGTGCAGCGCGATGCCGCTAATACCGAATGGCAGCGCGATCTGAGTGTGAGTTTGATTAAAATCGGCGATATCTTGCAAGAACAAGGCGATTTGTCAGCGGCTTTGGGCAGTTTTAAACGTGGCTTGCAGATCATCGAAAAGCTGGCGCAGCGCGACGCCGGCAATACTCAGTGGCAGCGCGATCTGAGTGTGAGTTTGAATAAAGTCGGGGACATCTTGCAAGCGCAAGGCGATTTGTCAGCGGCCTTGGGCAGTTATAAGCAGGGCTTACAGATCAGAGAAAAGCTGGCCCGGCGTGATGCGGGCAATAGCGAGTGGCAGCGCGATCTGAGTGTGAGCTTGCATAAAATCGGCGATATCTTGCAAACGCAAGGCGATCTGTCAGCGGCCTTGGACAGTTTTAAGCAGAGCTTGCAGATCAGCGAAAAGCTGGCGCAGCGTGATGCGGGCAATACCGCGTGGCAGCGCGAGCTGAGTCTGAGTTTGGAAAGAATCGGCAATGTCCAGCAAGCGCAAGGCGATTTGTCAGCGGCCTTGGGCAGTTTTACGCGCAGCCTGGAGATCAGAGAAAAGCTGGCCCAGCGCGATGCGGCTAATACCCTGTGGCAGCGCGATCTGAGTGTGAGCTTGCAGAAAATCGGCGAAATCTTGCAAGTGCAAGGTGATCGGTCAGCGGCTTTGGGCCGCTTTAAGCAGAGCCTGCGGATCAGAGAAAAGCTGGCCCAGCGCGATGCGGCTAATACAGCGTGGCAGCGCGATCTGAGCGTGAGCTTGCAGAAAATCGGCGAGATATTGCAAGCGCAAGGCGATTTGTCAGCGGCGTTGCGCAGTTTTAAGCAGAGCCTGCAGATCAGTGAAAAACTGGCGCAACGCGATGCAGGCAATACCGCATGGCAGCACGGGCTGGTTGTCAGTCAGATAAAAGTCGGCAACATCCAGCAAGCGGAAGGTGATCTGTCAGCAGCTTTGGACAGTTTTACGAGCAGCCTGCAGATCATCGAAAAGCTGGTGCAACGCGATCCGGCTAATACCCGGTGGCAGCGCGATCTGAGTGTGAGTTTGCATAAAATCGGCGAGATTCAGCAGGCGCAAGACGATCTGTCAGCGGCCTTGGGCAGTTTTACGCGCAGTCTGCAGATCGATGAAAAACTGGCGCAGCGTGATGCGGGCAATACCGCATGGCAGCGCGATCTGAGTGTGAGTTTGGAGAAAATAGGCTCCATCCAGCAAGCGCAAGGCGATCTGTCAGCGGCCTTGGGCAGTTTTACGCGCAGCCTGCAGATCAGAGAAAAGCTGGCCCAGCGCGACCCCGTGCATGCAGGGTGGCAGTTGGATCTGGCGATCTCGCATGCCAGACTGTATGGCCTCTATTCCGCCCAGCCGGCCAAAGACAAAGCACGCAGCCATGCGCAAGAGGGCTTGCGCATTCTGGAAAAATTACAGGCGGAAAAGCGCCTGACGCCACAACAGCAAAAATGGCCGGTCTTGCTGCGTAAGGCGGTGGCGGAATTGGATAAACAATAA